Proteins encoded in a region of the [Limnothrix rosea] IAM M-220 genome:
- a CDS encoding vWA domain-containing protein, whose amino-acid sequence MSYPQDIQALFQGAHAEGMLSQAALQSLDVHDLGVAIQAGLGIEVDDVMSSEVVLVTVMPDDSSSIRYGSNAQAVRGGHNAVLDALAQCPQTGEILIHNRYLNGFVLYPYCFLDQAVRMTPQNYDPRLGTPLYDQSLVLLGTVLAKAQEFSDNGVPVRTITLLITDGADVSSRRATAKDVKAVVEDMLKVENHTIAAMGIDDGYQTDFRKVFREMGIRDEWILTPGQGEQEIRQAFQLFSQSAVQVSQSASNLSGF is encoded by the coding sequence ATGAGTTATCCCCAAGACATTCAAGCATTATTTCAAGGCGCTCATGCCGAAGGTATGTTGTCACAGGCAGCCTTACAATCCCTCGATGTTCATGATTTAGGTGTGGCTATTCAGGCGGGACTTGGTATCGAAGTCGATGATGTCATGTCGTCGGAAGTTGTTTTAGTGACTGTGATGCCCGACGATTCCAGTTCTATTCGCTATGGCAGTAATGCCCAGGCGGTACGGGGCGGTCATAATGCTGTTCTAGATGCTCTCGCTCAATGTCCCCAAACGGGCGAAATCCTCATTCACAATCGCTATCTCAATGGTTTTGTGTTGTATCCCTACTGTTTTTTAGACCAAGCAGTGCGCATGACACCGCAAAATTATGATCCGCGTCTAGGCACACCTCTCTATGATCAGAGCCTCGTTTTGCTGGGCACAGTATTAGCGAAGGCACAGGAATTTAGTGATAACGGTGTACCGGTTCGTACGATTACCTTGCTGATTACGGATGGTGCGGATGTGAGTTCCCGACGGGCAACGGCAAAGGATGTCAAAGCTGTGGTCGAAGATATGCTCAAAGTTGAAAACCATACGATCGCCGCCATGGGCATTGACGATGGTTATCAGACCGATTTCCGTAAAGTATTCCGCGAGATGGGTATTCGTGATGAATGGATTTTGACCCCCGGCCAAGGGGAACAGGAAATTCGTCAGGCGTTTCAACTGTTTTCCCAATCGGCAGTACAGGTCAGTCAGTCTGCAAGCAATCTGTCTGGATTTTAG
- the carA gene encoding glutamine-hydrolyzing carbamoyl-phosphate synthase small subunit, whose amino-acid sequence MSLVKAKPALLVLADGTTYQGRSFGATGTTFGEVVFNTGMTGYQEVLTDPSYRGQVVTFTYPELGNTGVTPEDEESGGPQVKGAIARNIALRPSNWRSTQALPDYLKEHNVVGIYGIDTRDLTRRLRVSGSMNGAISTEILDAEELLRQLQETPSMEGQNLVKEVTTSEIYEWTETTDSHWEFSDTTKANADLTVVAVDFGVKRNILKRLASYGCKVIVVPANTPAEKILAYNPDGIFLSNGPGDPAAVTEGIATVKDLLEAKKPTFGICMGHQILGLSLGAETFKLKFGHRGLNQPAGLKQKQIEITSQNHGFAIAEESMSDDIEITHLNLNDRTVAGLEHKELPFFSVQYHPEASPGPHDADYLFDKFVQAMREHKG is encoded by the coding sequence ATGTCTCTGGTGAAAGCTAAGCCTGCTCTCCTGGTTCTCGCAGACGGTACAACTTATCAAGGGCGTTCTTTTGGGGCAACGGGTACAACCTTTGGTGAAGTTGTTTTTAATACGGGAATGACGGGGTATCAGGAGGTACTCACTGATCCGAGTTATCGTGGTCAGGTTGTCACTTTCACCTATCCGGAATTGGGTAATACTGGTGTTACGCCTGAGGATGAGGAGTCTGGTGGCCCCCAAGTGAAAGGGGCGATCGCCCGGAATATTGCACTCCGTCCGAGTAACTGGCGATCGACCCAAGCTCTACCGGATTACCTCAAAGAACATAATGTTGTCGGGATTTATGGCATCGATACCCGAGATTTGACGCGACGATTACGGGTTTCTGGTTCGATGAACGGTGCTATCTCCACAGAAATTTTAGATGCTGAAGAGTTACTGCGTCAGCTCCAAGAAACGCCTAGTATGGAAGGTCAAAACCTTGTGAAGGAGGTGACCACCTCTGAGATTTATGAATGGACAGAAACCACCGATAGTCATTGGGAATTTAGTGATACGACTAAGGCTAATGCTGATTTAACGGTGGTTGCCGTTGACTTTGGTGTGAAGCGCAATATTCTCAAGCGTTTAGCGAGCTATGGTTGCAAGGTGATTGTTGTGCCTGCCAATACTCCTGCCGAGAAAATTCTTGCTTACAATCCTGATGGTATTTTCCTTTCCAATGGCCCCGGTGATCCAGCCGCGGTCACAGAAGGTATTGCGACCGTAAAAGATCTACTGGAAGCGAAAAAGCCCACCTTCGGGATTTGTATGGGTCACCAGATTCTTGGTCTTTCCCTTGGTGCTGAAACTTTTAAGCTCAAGTTTGGTCACCGTGGTCTGAATCAACCGGCAGGACTAAAACAAAAGCAAATTGAAATAACCAGTCAAAATCATGGTTTCGCCATCGCAGAGGAGTCGATGAGCGATGATATCGAAATTACTCACCTCAATCTTAATGACCGCACTGTGGCGGGTCTCGAACATAAGGAATTACCGTTCTTCTCGGTGCAATACCACCCTGAAGCGAGTCCAGGCCCCCATGATGCCGACTACCTCTTTGATAAATTCGTTCAGGCTATGCGTGAACATAAGGGCTAA